A stretch of the Bdellovibrio sp. 22V genome encodes the following:
- the mdh gene encoding malate dehydrogenase, with product MAHKRNKIAVIGAGFVGSTTAHWAAQKELGDVVVLDINEGAAIGKALDLAQAGPIEMFDSKIKGTNKYEDIADSDVVIITAGMPRKPGMSRDELVGINAKIVKDVCEGVKKYAPNSFVIVVCNPMDVMAVYAKQILGFPRERVLGMGGCLDSARFREFIAEELNVSVKDVTGIVIGNHGDAMMPLVRHASVSGIPLTELLPADKIAAIVARTKQAGAEIGGHLKTGSAYYAPSRGAVEMAEAILKDQKRVLPVAVELTGEFGVNEGLMVGVLATIGGKGLEKIHKFEMNPAEQEEFKKSVDAVRALVSALKNVQ from the coding sequence ATGGCTCACAAAAGAAATAAAATTGCCGTTATCGGCGCGGGATTCGTAGGTTCAACAACTGCTCACTGGGCAGCACAAAAAGAACTTGGCGATGTTGTAGTTTTGGATATCAACGAAGGTGCAGCCATCGGTAAAGCGTTGGATCTAGCTCAAGCTGGTCCGATCGAAATGTTTGATTCAAAAATCAAAGGAACAAACAAGTACGAAGACATCGCGGATTCTGATGTTGTTATCATCACTGCAGGTATGCCACGTAAACCAGGCATGAGCCGCGATGAGCTTGTTGGCATCAATGCAAAAATCGTTAAAGACGTTTGTGAAGGCGTTAAAAAATACGCTCCAAATTCTTTCGTCATCGTTGTTTGTAATCCAATGGACGTCATGGCTGTTTACGCAAAACAAATCTTGGGCTTCCCGCGTGAGCGCGTTCTTGGTATGGGCGGTTGCTTGGATTCAGCTCGTTTCCGTGAATTCATCGCTGAAGAGTTGAATGTTTCTGTTAAAGACGTCACTGGTATCGTTATCGGTAACCACGGTGATGCGATGATGCCTCTTGTTCGTCACGCTTCCGTTTCTGGTATTCCTCTTACAGAGCTTCTTCCTGCTGACAAAATCGCGGCGATCGTGGCTCGTACAAAACAAGCGGGTGCTGAAATCGGCGGCCACTTGAAAACAGGTTCTGCTTACTACGCTCCTTCTCGCGGCGCAGTTGAAATGGCGGAAGCCATCTTGAAAGACCAAAAACGCGTTCTTCCAGTAGCTGTTGAGCTGACTGGTGAGTTCGGCGTAAATGAAGGTTTGATGGTGGGTGTTCTTGCTACTATCGGCGGCAAAGGTCTTGAGAAAATTCACAAGTTCGAAATGAACCCTGCTGAACAAGAAGAATTCAAAAAATCAGTAGATGCAGTTCGCGCACTTGTTTCTGCTCTTAAAAACGTTCAATAA